One window from the genome of Pararhizobium gei encodes:
- a CDS encoding N-carbamoylsarcosine amidohydrolase, producing the protein MTSAEANYQGVWGNRIGFGKSPALLVIDFLKAYTVEGAPLYAPGVVEAVANTPELIAAARASGVPVIHTRILYLAENCADGGMWVKKSPVMKAMVEGNVLAEFCDEVQPEKGELVIVKQYASAFFGTSLASHLHAQGIDTVIMAGCSTSGCIRASAVDAVQYGFRAIVVRDCVGDRHPDPHNANLFDIDSKYGDVVPREDAIAEIAKVKSDCP; encoded by the coding sequence GTGACAAGCGCTGAAGCGAATTATCAGGGCGTCTGGGGCAACCGGATTGGGTTTGGGAAAAGCCCGGCTCTTCTCGTCATCGATTTTCTCAAAGCCTACACGGTCGAAGGCGCGCCGCTGTACGCGCCTGGTGTCGTCGAGGCCGTGGCCAACACGCCGGAATTGATCGCCGCCGCCCGGGCGTCGGGCGTGCCGGTCATTCACACGCGCATTCTCTATCTCGCGGAAAACTGTGCCGATGGCGGCATGTGGGTGAAGAAGTCGCCTGTCATGAAGGCGATGGTCGAGGGCAATGTGCTTGCCGAGTTCTGCGATGAAGTTCAGCCAGAAAAGGGCGAACTGGTCATCGTCAAGCAATATGCCAGCGCCTTTTTCGGCACCAGCCTTGCCTCGCATCTGCACGCGCAAGGTATCGACACGGTGATCATGGCGGGCTGCTCGACCAGCGGCTGCATCCGGGCCAGTGCCGTCGACGCGGTTCAATACGGCTTCCGGGCCATCGTGGTGCGCGACTGCGTCGGCGACCGCCATCCCGATCCGCACAATGCCAACCTCTTCGACATCGACAGCAAATATGGCGATGTCGTCCCAAGGGAGGACGCGATCGCCGAAATCGCCAAGGTCAAGTCCGACTGTCCATAA
- a CDS encoding (2Fe-2S)-binding protein, with the protein MTSPVSVSLNVNDALWHVDAKPETPLLYILRNDLSLNSPKYGCGLGECGACAVLVDGRSVRSCTVPLGAIGTRRITTLEGLAVAGELHPVQRAFIEEAAAQCGYCLNGMIIATVGLLKRNADPDESDIREALRHHLCRCGTHLEILAAARRAVAYAKAEQAPTSMTDGTTEVSP; encoded by the coding sequence TTGACGTCGCCCGTTTCCGTTTCATTGAATGTAAACGACGCCCTCTGGCACGTTGACGCAAAGCCGGAAACACCCCTCCTCTATATTCTGCGCAACGACCTTTCCCTGAATAGCCCGAAATATGGTTGTGGCCTGGGGGAATGCGGCGCCTGCGCCGTTCTGGTCGATGGCCGCTCGGTGCGGTCCTGTACCGTACCGCTGGGCGCGATCGGCACACGGCGCATCACCACGCTCGAAGGGCTGGCGGTGGCCGGAGAGTTGCATCCGGTGCAACGGGCTTTCATCGAAGAAGCGGCGGCGCAGTGCGGCTATTGCCTCAATGGCATGATCATCGCCACGGTCGGACTTCTGAAGCGCAATGCCGATCCTGACGAGAGCGATATTCGCGAGGCTCTGCGACACCATCTCTGCCGGTGCGGAACGCATCTCGAAATACTAGCCGCCGCGCGGCGCGCCGTTGCCTATGCCAAAGCGGAGCAGGCACCCACTTCAATGACGGACGGCACGACGGAGGTTTCGCCATGA
- a CDS encoding FAD-dependent monooxygenase, with the protein MSREKENIAIIGAGLGGAVAGALLQHAGFDVNVYEQAPSFSRLGAGIHMGPNVLKIFERIGVDRKVIDISSTPTHWFSRDGITGDYRSRIPLEGYGATYCTVHRGDLQAIQCDALQPGTLHFGKKLARVDDSGTDVLIEFEDGTSVRADIVIGADGINSRVRETLLGEEKPNYSGWVGHRALISGDKLKKYDLTFEDCVKWWGPDRHMMVYYTTARRDEYYYVTGVPHPAWEFDSAFVDSSREEMASAFEGYHPIIQALIESTDTVTKWPLFNRNPLPLWSKGRLVLLGDACHPMKPHMAQGAAMAIEDAAMLTRCLQETGISDFNTAFKLYEANRRDRATRVQTVSNANTFLLNQEDPSWVYGYDIYAEPLKSENAA; encoded by the coding sequence ATGTCCAGGGAAAAAGAAAATATAGCGATTATCGGTGCCGGCCTCGGCGGTGCCGTAGCGGGTGCCCTGCTTCAGCACGCCGGCTTCGACGTGAATGTCTATGAGCAGGCGCCAAGCTTCTCCCGCCTCGGCGCGGGCATTCACATGGGCCCGAATGTCCTGAAGATTTTCGAGCGTATCGGGGTCGATAGGAAAGTCATCGATATCAGCAGCACGCCGACCCATTGGTTTAGTCGCGACGGCATCACCGGCGACTACCGCTCGCGAATTCCGCTCGAGGGGTATGGGGCAACCTATTGCACGGTTCATCGCGGCGATCTGCAGGCGATCCAGTGCGATGCGCTTCAGCCGGGCACGCTGCATTTCGGCAAGAAGCTGGCCCGCGTCGACGATAGCGGTACCGATGTGCTGATCGAGTTTGAAGACGGCACATCGGTTCGCGCAGACATCGTTATCGGCGCCGACGGCATCAACTCCCGTGTGCGGGAGACATTGCTGGGCGAGGAAAAGCCGAATTACAGCGGCTGGGTCGGCCATCGCGCGCTGATTTCAGGCGACAAGCTGAAGAAATACGACCTCACCTTTGAAGATTGCGTCAAATGGTGGGGACCGGACCGTCACATGATGGTCTACTACACCACGGCACGGCGTGACGAATATTATTACGTCACGGGCGTTCCGCATCCGGCCTGGGAGTTCGACTCGGCGTTTGTCGACAGCAGCCGCGAGGAGATGGCGTCGGCCTTCGAAGGGTATCACCCGATCATTCAGGCGCTGATCGAAAGCACCGACACGGTGACCAAGTGGCCGCTGTTCAATCGCAACCCGCTGCCTCTGTGGAGCAAGGGCCGTTTGGTACTGCTCGGCGATGCCTGCCACCCGATGAAACCACATATGGCTCAAGGGGCGGCCATGGCCATCGAAGACGCGGCCATGCTCACCCGCTGCCTGCAGGAAACCGGCATCAGTGATTTCAATACGGCCTTCAAGCTTTACGAAGCCAATCGCCGTGATCGCGCGACGCGCGTGCAGACGGTTTCCAATGCCAATACATTCCTGCTGAACCAGGAAGATCCGTCCTGGGTCTATGGCTACGATATCTATGCCGAGCCGCTGAAGAGCGAGAATGCAGCATGA
- a CDS encoding alpha/beta fold hydrolase, translating to MSGQALYGANVFANGIRQHYLRYGGKGPSVILIPGITSPAITWGFVAERLAERYDVYVLDVRGRGLSSTGPDLDYGLDAMAEDVVGLSSALGLSEPALLGHSMGARVAIRAAVSAPSAFSRLALIDPPVSGPGRRAYPSKLPWYVDSIRLALKGIDAQGMKAFCPTWTDEQLTLRAEWLHTCFEPAIVTAFEDFHNDDIFPDLPKLKQPALLMVAGRGGVIEPVDEDEARSLYPALEIVRVPNAGHMIPWDDFDGFFAALGDFLSR from the coding sequence ATGAGCGGGCAGGCGCTTTACGGAGCGAATGTTTTTGCGAATGGCATCCGTCAACACTATCTGCGCTATGGCGGCAAAGGCCCGTCCGTCATCCTAATCCCGGGGATTACGAGCCCGGCAATCACCTGGGGCTTCGTCGCCGAGCGGTTGGCCGAACGATATGACGTTTATGTGCTCGACGTGCGCGGACGCGGCCTGTCCTCCACCGGTCCCGACCTCGATTACGGTCTCGACGCCATGGCGGAGGACGTCGTCGGTTTATCGTCGGCGCTGGGACTGTCCGAACCTGCACTGCTGGGCCACTCGATGGGGGCCCGTGTTGCCATCCGTGCGGCGGTATCCGCTCCGTCGGCATTTTCGCGTCTGGCACTGATTGATCCACCCGTCTCCGGCCCTGGTCGCCGGGCATATCCGAGCAAGCTGCCGTGGTATGTCGACAGCATTCGGCTCGCGCTGAAGGGTATCGACGCGCAAGGCATGAAGGCATTCTGCCCGACCTGGACAGATGAACAACTCACGCTGCGCGCCGAATGGCTGCATACCTGCTTTGAGCCCGCAATCGTCACCGCCTTCGAAGATTTTCACAATGACGATATCTTTCCGGATCTGCCGAAGCTCAAGCAACCCGCTCTTTTGATGGTGGCGGGCCGCGGCGGCGTGATCGAGCCGGTGGACGAGGACGAAGCACGCTCGCTCTATCCGGCACTGGAGATCGTCCGGGTGCCCAACGCCGGACACATGATTCCCTGGGACGATTTCGACGGGTTTTTTGCGGCCCTTGGAGACTTTCTCTCCCGTTGA
- a CDS encoding maleate cis-trans isomerase family protein, which yields MQTYYRIGQIVPSSNTTMETEIPAMLTARQAIRPERFTFHSSRMRMKKVVKEELAAMDAESDRCAIELSDARVDVLGYACLVAIMAMGLGYHRQSEKRLTGRTIDEGTNIPVVTSAGALIEGLKVMKAKKIAVVAPYMKPLTELVVDYIREEGFEVVDWRALEIPDNLDVARHDPDNLPAIVQTLDLTDVDVIVLSACVQMPSLPVIAKVEAMTGKPVITAAAATTYCMLKSLGLEAVAPGAGALLSGAY from the coding sequence GTGCAGACATATTACCGTATCGGTCAGATCGTACCCAGTTCCAATACCACCATGGAGACGGAAATCCCGGCCATGCTGACGGCGCGGCAGGCGATCCGCCCGGAACGCTTCACCTTCCATTCCAGCCGCATGCGCATGAAAAAGGTCGTCAAGGAAGAACTGGCCGCCATGGACGCTGAATCCGACCGCTGCGCGATCGAACTGTCGGACGCCCGCGTCGATGTGCTGGGTTACGCCTGCCTGGTTGCGATCATGGCCATGGGGCTTGGTTATCACCGCCAGTCGGAAAAGCGCCTGACCGGTCGCACGATCGACGAAGGTACGAACATCCCGGTCGTTACAAGCGCAGGGGCGCTGATCGAGGGGCTCAAGGTGATGAAGGCAAAGAAGATCGCGGTCGTCGCGCCCTACATGAAGCCGCTCACCGAACTCGTCGTTGACTATATCCGTGAAGAAGGCTTTGAGGTCGTGGATTGGCGCGCGTTGGAAATTCCAGACAATCTCGACGTCGCGCGCCACGATCCCGATAATCTTCCCGCCATCGTTCAGACGCTTGATTTGACCGATGTCGATGTCATCGTGCTGTCGGCCTGCGTGCAGATGCCGTCCTTGCCGGTCATTGCCAAGGTTGAGGCCATGACCGGCAAGCCGGTGATCACGGCCGCGGCGGCGACGACCTATTGCATGTTGAAATCGCTCGGTCTGGAAGCCGTCGCGCCCGGTGCCGGCGCGCTTCTGTCCGGGGCCTACTGA